A single Streptomyces sannanensis DNA region contains:
- a CDS encoding ankyrin repeat domain-containing protein, producing the protein MSEERTTDLFEAVREGDTDAVVRLLRAGVPAEATDEDGQTALYLAAVEGETGIVRLLLAAGADPDRAGGVDATQLPLCAAACWGHDETVRALLAAGARPDLREEFGVTALTWAVREGHAGVIDSLLALGGADPDLPGPGGEPPLVLAARRGSPSCVRTMLDNGARGLEEALTEARRWLTLDVEQEMRQGLAVTHPGGPYETVVRRVAEDGGWTVIVELLDAEGRPVAGREQQTGHAAIATLLEDRLHMHTPFAELAERAMRHADPTDDDWTEVVSVLERRGDEDTFRAAAAWFNSGDELRQIFAADVLAQLGFGIDSKPFAARSLPLLRELAREARDPELIQSAVLALGHHGDPVALPEILRHAGHPDPEVRYRVTLALHGLVPGDHAEGIAALIALSKDTDDRVRDWATLCLAAVEADTPEIRKALAARLDDEDVDTEAEAARGLAMRQDPRAVDALVRILVEEDPDGYAHSTAVQALEYMEDERLRRRLESVTPRRR; encoded by the coding sequence ATGAGCGAAGAGCGGACCACCGACCTGTTCGAGGCGGTGCGGGAAGGCGACACCGATGCCGTCGTACGGCTCCTGCGGGCGGGCGTACCGGCCGAGGCCACCGACGAGGACGGACAGACCGCCCTGTACCTGGCGGCGGTGGAGGGCGAAACCGGCATCGTCCGGCTGCTGCTCGCCGCGGGCGCCGACCCCGACCGGGCCGGCGGCGTGGACGCCACGCAACTGCCGCTGTGTGCGGCCGCGTGCTGGGGACACGACGAGACGGTCCGGGCGCTGCTCGCCGCGGGGGCAAGGCCCGACCTGCGCGAGGAGTTCGGGGTCACCGCCCTGACCTGGGCCGTACGTGAGGGGCATGCCGGGGTGATCGACTCCCTGCTGGCACTCGGGGGCGCCGATCCGGATCTGCCCGGCCCCGGCGGTGAGCCGCCGCTGGTGCTGGCCGCCCGGCGCGGCTCCCCCAGTTGTGTGAGGACCATGCTGGACAACGGGGCGCGCGGGCTGGAGGAGGCGCTGACGGAGGCCCGGCGGTGGCTCACGCTCGACGTGGAGCAGGAGATGCGCCAAGGGCTCGCGGTCACCCACCCCGGCGGCCCCTACGAGACGGTGGTGCGGCGCGTCGCGGAGGACGGCGGCTGGACCGTCATCGTCGAACTGCTCGACGCGGAAGGCCGGCCCGTCGCCGGCCGCGAGCAGCAGACCGGGCATGCGGCCATCGCCACGCTGCTGGAGGACAGGCTGCACATGCACACCCCCTTCGCCGAACTCGCCGAGCGGGCGATGCGGCACGCGGACCCCACCGACGACGACTGGACCGAGGTCGTGAGCGTCCTGGAGCGCCGCGGCGACGAGGACACCTTCCGGGCCGCGGCGGCGTGGTTCAACAGCGGTGACGAGCTGCGGCAGATCTTCGCGGCGGATGTACTGGCGCAGCTGGGCTTCGGCATTGACAGCAAGCCCTTCGCGGCCCGGTCGCTGCCGCTGCTGCGGGAGCTGGCCCGGGAGGCCCGCGACCCGGAGCTGATCCAGTCCGCGGTGCTGGCCCTCGGGCACCACGGTGACCCGGTCGCGCTGCCGGAGATCCTGCGGCACGCGGGCCATCCGGACCCCGAGGTGCGGTATCGGGTGACGCTCGCCCTGCACGGGCTGGTCCCGGGCGACCACGCCGAGGGCATCGCCGCGCTGATCGCGCTCAGCAAGGACACGGACGACCGGGTGAGGGACTGGGCCACACTGTGCCTGGCGGCGGTCGAGGCCGACACCCCGGAGATCCGCAAGGCGCTGGCGGCCCGGCTCGACGACGAGGACGTGGACACCGAGGCGGAGGCGGCACGAGGGCTGGCGATGCGTCAGGATCCGCGTGCCGTCGATGCGCTGGTCCGGATTCTCGTGGAGGAGGATCCGGACGGCTATGCGCACTCCACGGCCGTGCAGGCCCTGGAGTACATGGAGGACGAGCGGCTCAGGCGGCGCTTGGAGTCGGTGACACCGCGGAGGCGCTGA
- a CDS encoding DEAD/DEAH box helicase, with protein sequence MTRSERPARPARKRPSRARAEGPAKASARNSAKSPKRRAEPTAQVDFALPESTTPALPAVEAFADLDMPAALLKTLAAQGVTEPFPIQAATLPNSLAGRDVLGRGRTGSGKTLAFGLALLARTAGRRAEERAPLALVLVPTRELAQQVTDALTPYATALNLRLATVVGGLSITKQAAVLRRGTEVLVATPGRLKDLIDRGDCVLGHVRTTVLDEADQMADMGFLPQVTALLQQVEPEGQTMLFSATLDRNVDRLVRQFLTDPVVHSVDPSAGAVTTMEHHVLYVADETDKKAVAMRIAARDGRVILFLDTKRSVDRFTKRLLANGVRAAALHGGRTQPQRNRTLDQFKTGRVTALVATNVAARGIHVDDLDLVVNVDPPADHKDYLHRGGRTARAGESGSVVTLVLPDEKREISRLMADAQITPQTTRIRSSDEELVRITGAREPSGVAVTIEVPQPAAPAKPKSGPARRPGGRSRGRRGRPAG encoded by the coding sequence ATGACACGCTCAGAACGCCCGGCCCGCCCTGCCCGAAAGCGCCCCTCGCGGGCCCGCGCCGAGGGGCCGGCCAAGGCATCGGCCCGGAATTCCGCAAAATCGCCGAAGCGCAGGGCCGAGCCCACGGCGCAGGTCGATTTCGCGCTGCCGGAGAGCACCACCCCGGCGCTGCCCGCCGTCGAGGCATTCGCCGACCTGGACATGCCGGCCGCGCTGTTGAAGACTCTTGCGGCCCAGGGCGTGACCGAGCCCTTCCCGATCCAGGCCGCCACGCTGCCGAACTCCCTCGCCGGGCGGGACGTCCTCGGCCGCGGGCGCACCGGCTCGGGCAAGACCCTCGCCTTCGGCCTGGCGCTGCTGGCCCGTACCGCCGGCCGGCGGGCCGAGGAGCGGGCGCCGCTCGCGCTCGTCCTGGTGCCCACGCGGGAGCTCGCGCAGCAGGTCACCGATGCCCTCACTCCGTACGCGACGGCGTTGAACCTGCGGCTGGCCACGGTCGTCGGCGGCCTGTCGATCACCAAGCAGGCGGCCGTGCTCAGGCGCGGCACCGAGGTGCTCGTGGCGACGCCCGGTCGGCTGAAGGACCTCATCGACCGGGGCGACTGCGTACTCGGCCACGTACGGACCACCGTGCTGGACGAGGCCGACCAGATGGCCGACATGGGCTTCCTGCCGCAGGTCACGGCCCTGCTCCAGCAGGTGGAGCCGGAGGGGCAGACCATGCTCTTCTCGGCCACGCTGGACCGTAATGTGGACCGGCTCGTGCGGCAGTTCCTGACCGATCCCGTGGTCCACTCCGTCGACCCCTCCGCGGGCGCGGTGACCACGATGGAGCATCACGTCCTGTACGTGGCGGACGAGACCGACAAGAAGGCCGTCGCCATGCGCATCGCGGCGCGCGACGGCCGGGTGATCCTCTTCCTGGACACCAAGAGGTCGGTGGACCGGTTCACCAAGCGGCTGCTGGCGAACGGTGTACGGGCGGCGGCACTGCACGGCGGCCGTACGCAGCCGCAGCGCAACCGCACGCTCGACCAGTTCAAGACGGGCCGTGTCACCGCCCTGGTGGCGACCAATGTCGCGGCCCGTGGCATTCACGTCGACGACCTGGACCTGGTCGTGAACGTCGACCCGCCCGCCGACCACAAGGACTATCTGCACCGGGGCGGCCGCACCGCCCGGGCCGGCGAGTCCGGGAGTGTGGTGACCCTGGTGCTGCCGGACGAGAAGCGGGAGATCTCCCGGCTCATGGCCGACGCGCAGATCACGCCGCAGACCACGCGGATCAGGTCCAGCGACGAGGAACTCGTCCGGATCACCGGCGCACGTGAGCCGTCCGGGGTGGCCGTCACCATCGAGGTCCCGCAGCCGGCGGCGCCGGCGAAGCCGAAGTCCGGGCCCGCGCGGAGGCCGGGCGGTCGCAGCCGTGGCCGACGCGGCCGCCCTGCCGGCTGA
- a CDS encoding cold-shock protein, producing the protein MANGTVKWFNSEKGFGFIEQDGGGPDVFAHYSNIATQGFRELQEGQRVSFDVTQGQKGPQAENILPA; encoded by the coding sequence ATGGCCAATGGAACCGTGAAGTGGTTCAACTCGGAAAAGGGCTTCGGCTTCATCGAGCAGGACGGCGGCGGCCCCGACGTCTTCGCCCACTACTCGAACATCGCCACCCAGGGCTTCCGTGAGCTGCAGGAGGGCCAGCGGGTCTCCTTCGACGTCACGCAGGGCCAGAAGGGCCCGCAGGCGGAGAACATCCTCCCCGCCTGA
- a CDS encoding TetR/AcrR family transcriptional regulator, protein MPTKSSSKKKTQVTAAPERRRELLDTAAEVFAAHGYNATTVRRIADEAGMLAGSLYYHFDSKESMLDEILSSFLGELWARYDAVLGAGLGPRETIEALVTESFREIDRHRAAVAIYQKESRHLAAQPRFHYLADSQQKFEQAWLGTLERGIAARVFRADLDIRLTYRFVRDTVWVAASWYRPGGQHSPEEIARQYLSMVLDGIAART, encoded by the coding sequence GTGCCGACGAAAAGCAGCAGCAAGAAGAAGACCCAGGTGACCGCTGCGCCCGAGCGCCGCCGCGAACTCCTCGACACCGCTGCCGAGGTGTTCGCCGCACACGGCTACAACGCCACCACCGTCCGCCGTATCGCGGACGAGGCCGGCATGCTCGCGGGCAGCCTCTATTACCACTTCGACTCCAAGGAGTCGATGCTCGACGAGATCCTCTCCAGCTTCCTCGGCGAGCTCTGGGCCAGGTACGACGCCGTGCTCGGCGCCGGGCTCGGGCCGCGGGAGACCATCGAGGCGCTCGTCACCGAGTCCTTCCGGGAGATCGACCGGCACCGCGCCGCCGTCGCCATCTACCAGAAGGAGTCCAGGCACCTGGCCGCGCAGCCCCGCTTCCACTACCTGGCCGACTCGCAGCAGAAGTTCGAGCAGGCCTGGCTGGGAACGCTGGAGCGCGGCATCGCCGCCCGGGTCTTCCGCGCCGACCTGGACATCCGGCTCACCTACCGCTTCGTGCGTGACACCGTGTGGGTCGCCGCTTCGTGGTACCGGCCGGGCGGACAGCACAGCCCCGAGGAGATCGCCCGCCAGTACCTCTCGATGGTGCTGGACGGCATCGCCGCACGAACGTAA
- a CDS encoding FBP domain-containing protein produces the protein MKSIDEQDIRASFINCSKGEAKRLTVPRDLAETPWDDLDFLGWRDPGAPDRSYIVTEGDNGRLIGVALRFPSNQRGYLHRSMCSLCLTTHPGNGVSLMTARKAGLAGREGNSVGVYICTDLACSLYVRGKKTPAPGGRFEESLTVEEQIERTRTKLSAFVDKLFV, from the coding sequence ATGAAGTCGATCGACGAGCAGGACATCCGCGCATCGTTCATCAACTGCTCCAAGGGCGAGGCCAAGCGTCTGACGGTGCCACGGGATCTGGCGGAGACGCCCTGGGACGACCTGGATTTCCTGGGGTGGCGCGACCCCGGCGCGCCGGACCGCAGCTACATCGTCACCGAAGGCGACAACGGCCGGCTCATCGGCGTGGCGCTCCGCTTCCCCTCCAACCAGCGCGGCTATCTGCACCGCAGCATGTGCTCCCTGTGCCTGACCACACATCCCGGCAACGGCGTCTCCCTGATGACCGCCCGCAAAGCGGGCCTGGCCGGTCGGGAGGGCAACTCGGTCGGCGTCTACATCTGCACCGACCTGGCCTGCTCCCTGTACGTACGCGGGAAGAAGACCCCGGCACCCGGAGGCCGCTTCGAGGAGTCCCTCACGGTCGAGGAGCAGATCGAACGCACCAGGACCAAGCTGTCCGCCTTCGTGGACAAGCTCTTCGTATGA
- a CDS encoding VOC family protein — MTSLVRHVPVDCADAYELGSFRAKVFDALLGDDDEPGDEEALVHAPGVALLFVTVPDPKTVKNRVHLDLQPQDRTRDEEVERLLALGATLVADRRKPDGTGWAVMAAPEGNEFCVERGIAERVARS, encoded by the coding sequence ATGACTTCTCTGGTGCGGCACGTGCCCGTCGACTGCGCCGACGCGTACGAACTCGGCAGCTTCCGGGCCAAGGTGTTCGACGCTCTGCTGGGCGACGACGACGAGCCGGGGGACGAGGAGGCGCTGGTGCACGCGCCGGGGGTCGCGCTGCTGTTCGTCACCGTGCCCGATCCGAAGACCGTGAAGAATCGCGTGCACCTGGATCTGCAGCCGCAGGACCGGACCCGGGACGAGGAGGTCGAGCGGCTGCTCGCGCTCGGAGCCACGCTGGTGGCCGATCGGCGGAAGCCGGACGGCACCGGCTGGGCGGTGATGGCGGCCCCTGAGGGCAACGAGTTCTGCGTCGAGCGCGGTATTGCCGAGAGGGTGGCCAGGTCCTGA
- a CDS encoding DUF1990 domain-containing protein, translated as MNGPTDEPANRQPGELTYPDVGSTRKNHCPPGFRPLQVRVLLGHGPEVQRAAGNAVLTWRMHRAVGVTITADAPVAAPGVRVVVGLAAGPLRIEAPCLVVWTVTEERRTGFAYGTLPGHPECGEESFVVETAADGGVRLTVTAFSRPAAWWARAAGPLARALQRAYARRCGKVLRRLATSAD; from the coding sequence GTGAACGGACCGACAGATGAGCCGGCGAACAGACAGCCGGGCGAACTCACCTACCCGGACGTGGGCAGCACCCGGAAGAACCACTGCCCTCCTGGGTTCCGGCCCTTGCAGGTACGTGTCCTGCTGGGGCACGGCCCCGAGGTCCAGCGTGCCGCCGGGAACGCCGTGCTGACCTGGCGCATGCACCGGGCCGTCGGTGTCACGATCACCGCCGACGCCCCTGTGGCGGCTCCCGGGGTGCGGGTGGTGGTGGGACTCGCGGCGGGGCCGCTGCGCATCGAGGCCCCCTGCCTGGTGGTGTGGACCGTCACGGAAGAGCGTCGCACCGGATTCGCCTACGGCACGCTGCCCGGGCACCCCGAGTGCGGCGAGGAGTCCTTCGTCGTGGAAACCGCGGCCGACGGTGGCGTCCGGCTGACCGTGACCGCGTTCAGCCGCCCCGCGGCCTGGTGGGCCCGAGCCGCGGGACCGCTGGCCAGAGCGCTCCAGCGGGCGTACGCGCGCCGCTGCGGAAAGGTGCTGCGACGCCTCGCGACGTCGGCAGATTAG
- a CDS encoding VWA domain-containing protein yields MSTTTTGHPAISLRKMEETAPALVSLYKSAGVFLERHGAAGQRAAVYLVLDYSGSMKAYYKDGSVQALADRVLGLSAHLDDDGRVPVVFFSTDIDAETDIALRNHRGRVAEIVAGLGHMGKTSYHLAMDAVIDHYLDSGTTAPALVVFQTDGGPINKLAAERYLCKAAKLPLFWQFIGFGDPHSRQFDFLRKLDELAVPAKRPVDNAGFFHAGADPWAVSDAELYDRLVGEFPAWLAAARAAGIVGSA; encoded by the coding sequence ATGTCCACCACGACCACAGGTCATCCGGCGATCAGCCTCCGCAAGATGGAGGAGACCGCGCCCGCGCTCGTCTCCCTTTACAAGAGCGCGGGCGTCTTCCTGGAGCGGCACGGCGCGGCCGGGCAGCGCGCCGCGGTCTATCTCGTCCTCGACTACTCCGGCTCGATGAAGGCGTACTACAAGGACGGCAGCGTCCAGGCCCTCGCCGACCGGGTGCTCGGCCTGTCCGCCCATCTCGATGACGACGGCCGGGTGCCGGTCGTCTTCTTCTCGACGGACATCGACGCGGAGACCGACATCGCCCTGAGGAACCACCGGGGGCGAGTCGCAGAGATCGTGGCCGGCCTCGGCCACATGGGGAAGACCAGCTATCACCTGGCCATGGACGCGGTGATCGACCACTACCTCGACAGCGGGACGACCGCCCCCGCGCTGGTTGTCTTCCAGACGGACGGCGGTCCCATCAACAAGCTCGCCGCGGAGCGTTATCTGTGCAAGGCGGCGAAGCTTCCTCTGTTCTGGCAGTTCATCGGCTTCGGTGACCCGCACAGCAGGCAGTTCGACTTTCTGCGCAAGCTCGACGAACTCGCCGTCCCGGCGAAGCGGCCGGTCGACAACGCCGGCTTCTTCCACGCCGGTGCGGATCCGTGGGCCGTCTCCGACGCGGAACTCTACGACCGGCTGGTCGGCGAGTTTCCGGCGTGGCTGGCCGCGGCGAGGGCGGCGGGGATCGTCGGTTCTGCCTGA
- a CDS encoding chitosanase: protein MKRSYWPIFALAPLAAVAFYFVSPATQPDEPQADAKSQNAATRAMEELKEAEDLIADLPPGLAAPDKKELARQIVATAENSTRKWNTLYGHIDDGGDGDGYCGGIVGFCSGTLDMLTLVESYTKEHPGNGLAGYLPALRKVNGSDSHEGLDPGFTAAWKKESEIPAFREAQDAADNSMYFKPAVDLAKMDGLGTLGQFIYYDAMVLHGPGTERNSFYEIRERVMAKADTKAEGGDETTYLNAFLDTCRQVMQESKSDRETSRIDTAQRVFLRDGNLELKAPLTWQMYGETFRSA from the coding sequence ATGAAGCGTTCCTATTGGCCCATTTTCGCGCTCGCTCCCCTGGCGGCAGTCGCCTTCTACTTCGTCAGTCCGGCCACGCAGCCGGACGAGCCGCAGGCCGATGCGAAGAGTCAGAACGCGGCCACGCGGGCGATGGAGGAACTCAAGGAGGCCGAGGACCTGATAGCGGACCTGCCGCCCGGCCTCGCCGCCCCCGACAAGAAGGAGCTGGCGCGGCAGATCGTGGCGACCGCGGAGAACTCCACGCGGAAGTGGAACACGCTGTACGGCCACATCGACGACGGCGGCGACGGGGACGGCTACTGCGGCGGGATCGTCGGTTTCTGCTCGGGCACCCTCGACATGCTGACCCTCGTCGAGTCCTACACGAAGGAGCACCCCGGCAACGGCCTGGCCGGCTACCTTCCCGCGCTGCGCAAGGTCAACGGCTCGGACTCGCACGAGGGGCTGGACCCCGGCTTCACCGCGGCATGGAAGAAGGAGAGCGAGATCCCCGCCTTCCGTGAGGCACAGGACGCGGCGGACAACTCCATGTACTTCAAGCCGGCCGTCGACCTCGCGAAGATGGACGGCCTGGGCACGCTCGGCCAGTTCATCTACTACGACGCGATGGTCCTGCACGGCCCCGGCACCGAGCGGAACAGCTTCTACGAGATCCGCGAGCGCGTGATGGCCAAGGCCGACACCAAGGCGGAGGGCGGCGACGAGACGACGTACCTCAACGCCTTCCTGGACACCTGCCGCCAGGTGATGCAGGAGTCGAAGTCCGACCGCGAGACCAGCCGCATCGACACCGCCCAGCGGGTCTTCCTGCGCGACGGCAATCTGGAGCTGAAGGCGCCCCTGACCTGGCAGATGTACGGAGAAACGTTCCGCTCGGCCTGA
- a CDS encoding N-acetylmuramoyl-L-alanine amidase: MRSRRIWATAAAVVAGLSGVLVFQGVTGSGDDGVTADGKSGPVKADTRSAELQTSADGHSASLAQRDTEPFSMLGVTWTRPDARIKGTVEARTRSAESGTWSSWLRLDGDSGEGESGAERGGTEPAWVGPSNGVQVRITSGGTSTGKLPAGLRLDMVDPGKGKVSAIEPAAFALADETPDPSQSPSSEPAPSDPATGEPIPPDPAPSESASGEPAPAEPTPGEPAPSDPAPSPSDASPAPTDSSSPPATLPPAPPSTMPQPPVKSRAEWGADESISPEDPGYLPGGKVKAVVVHHTAESNNYTCADGPAVVRGIYAYHVKTLGWKDVGYNFLVDKCGVAYEGRKGGIDRPVMGAHAYGFNSETAGISVLGTYTDVAPSQAAMTTVARIAAWKLGQYGVDPNGTTTLTAGADGTNYFGKSWKQGTQMSFPTIHGHRDGYNTQCPGNSFYAQLPTLRSWAGGPVAGLTVKSVSAAKSGTTYYTKSAVTVSWSATTPSSLIKQYELLVDGKPVATVAGSATSASTNLALGSHSVAVRATHYSGRTSTSAAGTVVAEATAPSFTTKPTLSLRAGTVNTTAVPVTLSWKATDNVALKEVRLTAPATGTYAATTTSAGLTAKSGVATAWNMTAYDIAGNTGTATGSFTPVILQESAATKSGTWSTKSSTSYLGGASYSSGTKNASLTWTFTGRSAAWVVSRAATSGQAYVYVDGVKVSTVDLKSTTTKFRDAIWTKTWSTSAKHTVKIVVVGTSGRPTVTTDGLVYIK, translated from the coding sequence ATGAGATCTCGTCGGATATGGGCTACGGCCGCAGCCGTGGTGGCAGGGCTGTCCGGTGTGCTGGTGTTCCAAGGGGTGACCGGGAGCGGGGACGACGGCGTCACGGCCGACGGAAAGAGCGGGCCGGTCAAGGCCGACACCCGTTCGGCCGAGCTGCAGACGAGTGCGGACGGGCACAGCGCATCACTCGCGCAGCGTGACACCGAGCCGTTCAGCATGCTGGGCGTGACCTGGACCCGGCCTGACGCGCGGATCAAGGGCACGGTCGAGGCCCGCACCCGCAGTGCCGAGTCCGGCACGTGGTCGTCCTGGCTGCGACTCGACGGCGACAGCGGGGAGGGCGAGTCCGGCGCCGAGCGCGGCGGCACCGAGCCCGCGTGGGTCGGCCCCTCGAACGGTGTGCAGGTACGCATCACCTCCGGTGGTACGAGCACCGGCAAACTGCCCGCGGGACTCCGGCTGGACATGGTCGACCCGGGCAAGGGCAAGGTATCGGCCATCGAACCGGCCGCGTTCGCCCTGGCGGACGAAACACCGGATCCGTCCCAGTCCCCGTCGAGCGAGCCGGCTCCCTCCGACCCCGCTACCGGCGAGCCGATCCCGCCGGATCCCGCACCGAGCGAGTCGGCGTCGGGCGAGCCCGCTCCCGCCGAGCCCACGCCGGGCGAGCCGGCCCCGTCGGATCCCGCACCGTCACCCAGCGACGCGTCCCCGGCGCCGACGGATTCCTCGAGCCCGCCCGCCACCCTGCCGCCCGCGCCGCCGTCGACGATGCCGCAGCCGCCGGTCAAGTCCCGCGCGGAGTGGGGCGCCGACGAGTCGATCAGCCCGGAGGATCCCGGATACCTGCCCGGCGGCAAGGTCAAGGCAGTGGTCGTGCACCACACCGCCGAGTCCAACAACTACACCTGCGCCGACGGCCCGGCCGTGGTGCGCGGAATCTACGCGTACCACGTCAAGACGCTGGGCTGGAAGGACGTCGGCTACAACTTCCTCGTCGACAAGTGCGGCGTGGCCTACGAAGGCCGCAAGGGCGGTATCGACCGCCCGGTGATGGGCGCCCACGCGTACGGCTTCAACTCGGAGACCGCCGGTATCTCGGTGCTCGGCACCTACACCGATGTCGCCCCGTCCCAGGCCGCGATGACCACGGTCGCCCGGATCGCCGCGTGGAAGCTCGGCCAGTACGGCGTGGACCCCAACGGCACCACCACCCTGACCGCGGGCGCCGACGGCACCAACTACTTCGGCAAGTCCTGGAAGCAGGGAACTCAGATGAGCTTCCCGACGATCCACGGCCACCGCGACGGCTACAACACCCAATGCCCGGGCAACAGCTTCTACGCACAACTGCCCACCCTGCGCAGCTGGGCGGGCGGCCCGGTTGCCGGGCTCACCGTCAAGTCCGTCAGCGCCGCCAAGTCCGGCACGACGTACTACACCAAGTCGGCGGTCACGGTGAGCTGGTCGGCGACCACGCCGTCCTCGCTCATCAAGCAGTACGAACTGCTCGTCGACGGAAAGCCGGTGGCCACCGTGGCGGGCTCCGCCACCTCGGCCTCCACCAACCTGGCCCTCGGCAGCCACAGCGTGGCCGTCCGCGCCACGCACTACTCGGGCAGGACGTCGACCAGCGCGGCCGGCACCGTGGTCGCGGAGGCCACCGCCCCCAGCTTCACCACCAAGCCGACCCTCTCCCTGCGCGCCGGCACCGTGAACACCACGGCCGTCCCGGTCACCCTGTCCTGGAAGGCCACCGACAACGTGGCCCTGAAGGAAGTACGCCTCACCGCCCCGGCCACCGGCACCTACGCGGCCACGACGACCAGCGCCGGACTGACCGCCAAGTCCGGCGTGGCCACGGCCTGGAACATGACCGCGTACGACATCGCGGGCAACACGGGCACGGCCACCGGCAGCTTCACACCGGTGATCCTCCAGGAGAGCGCCGCCACCAAGTCCGGCACCTGGAGCACCAAGTCGTCCACCAGCTACCTGGGCGGCGCGTCCTACTCCAGCGGAACCAAGAACGCCTCCCTCACGTGGACGTTCACCGGACGCTCGGCGGCCTGGGTGGTCTCCCGGGCCGCCACCTCGGGCCAGGCATACGTCTACGTCGACGGGGTCAAGGTCAGCACGGTCGACCTCAAGTCGACCACCACCAAGTTCCGCGACGCGATCTGGACCAAGACCTGGTCCACCAGTGCGAAGCACACCGTGAAGATCGTCGTCGTCGGCACTTCGGGACGCCCGACGGTCACCACCGACGGACTCGTCTACATCAAGTAG
- a CDS encoding glutamate synthase subunit beta, with the protein MADPKGFLTTGREVAKTRPAAERVKDWNEVYVPGSLLPVIGKQAGRCMDCGIPFCHNGCPLGNLIPEWNDYAYREDWQAASERLHATNNFPEFTGRLCPAPCEAACVLGINQPAVTIKNVEVSIIDKAWDNGDVAPRIPERLSGRTVAVIGSGPAGLAAAQQLTRAGHTVVVYERADRIGGLLRYGIPEFKMEKRHINRRIEQMRAEGTKFRTGIEIGRDLTAPDLRKRFDAVVVAAGATTARDLPVPGRELNGVHQAMEYLPLANKVVEGDYVTSPITAEGKHVVVIGGGDTGADCVGTAHRQGALSVTQLEIMPRPGDERNANQPWPTFPMLYKVTSAHEEGGERVYSVSTTHFEGDEDGNVQWLHLAEVEFVDGKLNRKPGTERRIPAQLVTLAMGFTGTDVRNGLVAQFGLELDERGNVARDGDFATNVDGVFVAGDAGRGQSLIVWAIAEGRSAARGVDRYLTGASALPAPIRPTDRALTV; encoded by the coding sequence ATGGCTGACCCCAAGGGCTTCCTGACCACCGGGCGCGAAGTCGCCAAGACCCGCCCCGCGGCCGAACGCGTCAAGGACTGGAACGAGGTCTACGTTCCCGGCTCCCTGCTGCCGGTCATCGGCAAGCAGGCCGGCCGGTGCATGGACTGCGGCATCCCGTTCTGCCACAACGGCTGTCCCCTGGGGAACCTGATCCCCGAGTGGAACGACTACGCCTACCGCGAGGACTGGCAGGCCGCGAGCGAGCGTCTCCACGCCACCAACAACTTCCCGGAGTTCACCGGCCGCCTGTGCCCCGCTCCGTGCGAGGCGGCGTGCGTGCTCGGCATCAACCAGCCCGCCGTCACCATCAAGAACGTCGAGGTCTCGATCATCGACAAGGCCTGGGACAACGGCGATGTCGCGCCGCGGATCCCGGAGCGCCTGTCCGGCAGGACCGTCGCCGTCATCGGCTCGGGCCCGGCCGGCCTGGCCGCCGCCCAGCAGCTGACCCGGGCCGGCCACACCGTGGTCGTGTACGAGCGGGCCGACCGCATCGGCGGTCTGCTGCGCTACGGCATCCCCGAGTTCAAGATGGAGAAGCGGCACATCAACCGCCGTATCGAGCAGATGCGCGCGGAGGGTACGAAGTTCCGTACGGGCATCGAGATCGGCCGTGACCTGACGGCGCCCGACCTGCGCAAGCGGTTCGACGCCGTCGTCGTCGCCGCCGGTGCGACGACCGCCCGCGACCTGCCCGTCCCCGGCCGCGAGCTGAACGGCGTCCACCAGGCGATGGAGTACCTGCCGCTCGCCAACAAGGTGGTCGAGGGCGACTACGTGACCTCGCCGATCACCGCGGAGGGCAAGCACGTCGTCGTCATCGGCGGCGGCGACACCGGCGCGGACTGCGTCGGTACGGCCCACCGCCAGGGCGCGCTGTCCGTCACCCAGCTGGAGATCATGCCCCGGCCGGGCGACGAGCGGAACGCCAACCAGCCCTGGCCGACCTTCCCGATGCTCTACAAGGTCACCTCGGCCCATGAGGAGGGCGGCGAGCGGGTCTACTCCGTCTCCACCACCCACTTCGAGGGCGACGAGGACGGCAACGTCCAGTGGCTGCACCTGGCCGAGGTCGAGTTCGTCGACGGCAAGCTGAACCGGAAGCCGGGAACCGAGCGCAGGATCCCCGCCCAGCTGGTCACCCTCGCCATGGGGTTCACCGGCACGGACGTCCGGAACGGCCTGGTCGCCCAGTTCGGCCTGGAGCTCGACGAGCGCGGCAACGTCGCGCGCGACGGCGACTTCGCGACGAACGTCGACGGCGTGTTCGTCGCCGGTGACGCGGGCCGTGGCCAGTCGTTGATCGTGTGGGCCATCGCCGAGGGCCGCTCCGCGGCACGAGGCGTGGACCGCTACCTGACCGGCGCCAGCGCCCTGCCGGCCCCGATTCGTCCGACGGACCGCGCACTGACGGTCTGA